In Candidatus Binataceae bacterium, the genomic stretch AGGACCTCTATCGGATGGTGCCAGCGGCGCGTGAGGCCAAGTTCGTCAAGGCCCTGGTGCTCAAGGAGAAGCAGGCCACCATCGCGCCCACCTGTGACAGCCAGCGCTTGCGCCCGCCGGTGACGACTCCGATCGATAATCTTTTTCTAGCTGGGGACTGGATTCAGACCGGCCTGCCCGCGACGATTGAAAGCGCCGTCATAGCAGGCCGCGCGGCCGCCGCCGCGGTGCGCCAGCGCGTGGGCCACGTCTCGCGCATCCCCGAGTTCGCCTGAGGCCAATGGCGATTACCGCACTGGTGACCGGGGGCAATGGTTTCGTTGGTAGCCATGTGGTCCGCGCCTTGCGCGCGCGCGGCGACCGGGTGCGGGTGCTGGCACGGCCGGGCGCCGATCTGCGCGCTCTAAATGACGTGGAATACGATCTGGTAAGCGGCGATTTGCGCCAGCCCTCGCATCTGGAGGAGGCGGTCAAGGGTTGCGCCGAGGTCTATCACGTGGCCGCCGATTATCGCCTGTGGGTGCCCGATCCGGCACCGATGTACGCCACCAACGTGGAAGGCACCCGCAACCTGATCGCGGCGGCGCGCCGCCACGGGGTGGGCCGCCTGGTCCATACCAGCACAGTGGGCGCGCTGGGCGTGCCCGCCGGTGGGATCGGAGATGAGAGCAGTCCGGTGGCGCTTTCCGACATGATTGGGCCTTACAAGCGATCCAAGTTCATGGCGGAGCAACTGGCCTTGGCCGCCGCGCGCGAAGGGATGCCGGTGGTGGTGGTCAATCCGTCCACGCCGGTCGGCGCACTGGATTATAAACCCACCCCTACCGGCCGCATCATCGTGGATTTTCTGAACCGCCGCATGCCCGCCTACCTGGATACCGGGCTCAACCTAGTCGACGTTGAGGCCTGCGCCCGCGGCCATCTGTTGGCCGCGCAGCGCGGCACGGTCGGTGAGAAATATATACTGGGTGGCGAAAACCTCACCCTCCAGCAGCTCTTTGCCCGTCTGGAGCGCCTCTCCGGCGTGCCCGCTCCGCATATGCGCTTGCCCTATCCGGTGGTGTACGGCTACGCCGCTGGTGCCGATCTTATCGCGCGCTTTACCGGCCACCCGCCGCGGGCCAGCCTGACCGAAGTGCGGATGGCGCACAAGCGGATGTTTTTCGATTCGGCCAAGGCGATGCGCGAGTTGGGCTATCAGCCCGGCGTGCTGGATGACGCCTTGCGTGCGGCGATCCAATACTATCGGCAAAGTGGCGCCGCGCCGAGCTGACCGATGCTCCATCTGCTGCTCGGCACGGTGGCGCTGCGTCCCTATGTATTTGTTTTCCTGGCCGCCTATCTGTTCATTTCGGTGGTCAACTTT encodes the following:
- the hpnA gene encoding hopanoid-associated sugar epimerase, producing the protein MAITALVTGGNGFVGSHVVRALRARGDRVRVLARPGADLRALNDVEYDLVSGDLRQPSHLEEAVKGCAEVYHVAADYRLWVPDPAPMYATNVEGTRNLIAAARRHGVGRLVHTSTVGALGVPAGGIGDESSPVALSDMIGPYKRSKFMAEQLALAAAREGMPVVVVNPSTPVGALDYKPTPTGRIIVDFLNRRMPAYLDTGLNLVDVEACARGHLLAAQRGTVGEKYILGGENLTLQQLFARLERLSGVPAPHMRLPYPVVYGYAAGADLIARFTGHPPRASLTEVRMAHKRMFFDSAKAMRELGYQPGVLDDALRAAIQYYRQSGAAPS